A portion of the Cryptomeria japonica chromosome 5, Sugi_1.0, whole genome shotgun sequence genome contains these proteins:
- the LOC131032756 gene encoding cypmaclein-like: MVTLGASARRLLFACLVMALVSQMYVEAAEASESKSFGLQTNGIYRRLLQTIDCKAACTGRCKAASLNDRCLRACGTCCARCNCVPPGTYGNKQLCPCYANMKTRGNKPKCP; encoded by the exons ATGGTTACACTTGGTGCTTCTGCAAGAAGGCTGCTCTTTGCCTGTCTTGTTATGGCACTTGTTTCTCAG ATGTATGTGGAAGCTGCTGAGGCTTCTgaatcaaagtcttttgga CTGCAAACAAATGGGATATACCGCAGGCTTCTGCAAACAATTG ACTGCAAGGCTGCTTGTACAGGCAGATGTAAAGCAGCATCTCTGAATGACAGGTGTTTGAGAGCTTGTGGTACATGCTGTGCCAGATGCAATTGTGTTCCCCCAGGGACATATGGGAACAAGCAGCTCTGCCCCTGCTATGCCAACATGAAGACCCGTGGCAACAAGCCCAAATGCCCTTAA